DNA sequence from the Pomacea canaliculata isolate SZHN2017 linkage group LG7, ASM307304v1, whole genome shotgun sequence genome:
AGATTGAAAAAGGACTGAACAAGTTTTTGTCAATCAAGAATACAAGTTTCAGCCCTTCAAGGGAAGTCCGTATTGGTATCAGCAACATAGGAAAGTGAAGTGTTGACATCGGAACCTTTTATCTGTCTAAGCTGAGAGCCAGGGATGATGAGAAGCAGGGACTCACTGTGCAGAACTACAAATATCACAATCACTTAAATGAACTTATTAAGTAGGGtggtacgagagagagagagggagcttGAGTATGGTCGCACCTACGAGCGATAGACTTGCAAATAAAATTAGTCTTTGACCATAAAACTTCACATATTACAAATGTCGGATGAGACAGTttaatcttttacattttaagtattAATAAGATTGTTAATTTCTGAGAAAGCAGCCCAAGCACTATCTCGGGCAATATACATTAACAACAAGGTAAACAATACAGCGTCATGCACGTGTGATATCACAGCAAGGGACTGTAACAGGAATCTAGTGGCGTCTTATATAACAGTACGTATGCATGCCACATTTTTAATTAGGctgcaacaataataaaacacatttaacaGTTAACATACAACATCGTGCAACTATGCTAATTGCGGAATATTTAACTTTCCTACTGACCGCCTGGATATCACTTCGCCAGAGTTTCACTCAATGGAGGAAATAAATCCAAGTTAGAGAAAATTGTACTGAGTCTGTCGCGAGCATACAATAAGTGTCTTAAATATACAACTGGAACACATACTACATTGAAGCTTCCAACGTTCGGCCGCCATTGAAACCTGTAGACGTCTATCTAGTCTCATGTGTCAATACAAATTGTTGATAGACAGAAGAAGGATAGAAAAAGATACCATTCAAAGTGTGACAGTGTACTTCATTCTTCTACTGTCTGGTTGGTTTCAGGTAACTGAGTTATTTATATGATTATTGTGagtataataatattttcaaataaattttatagtATAAACTCTGGTTTACTTATTATTATGTTCTTAGAATAAAACACTTATTAGGATATTTGAGCTTcttataaaattaaaaggaacTTTTTAGTAACTAATTGTCTTTCAAGTTTGAATCAGATCATTAAAAAGTTATATACTGATGTTTTAAAAGAGCATGTTACAATTGGTTTGTGATTATAACGTAACTCAGTTCAATCAATGTGTtttaagtttaatatttttttacacaggAGCTTTAACGAGATAAGAGACATCGCTAAGCTATTTAAAATTGACAGCTCGACTGCCAGTTAGGTAAATTTTGCCTATGGTCTTCGTTCGTGTTGTGTTTTGCTGTTGACATGTGATTATTTGTCATGTTTACAGCGTCAGTACCATCAGCAGTGTTCTATCCTGGACAACCACGACgtttatgaaaacaaacatgCCACCTCAGGTGTGGTGCAGTGCAGGCGATAAGATACAATGGTTTGTTGAGGCGCGACAACAGAAGTAAGAAATAGTTTGGCGAGTGCAAATCTAAAATTACGTGCAACGTTGAAGACAACTTCGCTTTCAGTTGCAGCAGACACGAGAAGTAACCTTACAGCAGTGTACTTGACATTATTAACATCCAACGAGTGACACACTTCACGTATAGTCGTGCAGCAGTGTTACCGACTTCGAACACGTAGTTACTCATACAGGTAACGCTTGAAGCCATGCTTCGTGCAAGCTTATAGCGCACAGGGTACGCGCGGATCTGACAGTgatcaataataattatacatttttcaGCTGTTAGAATTTACTGATCTTGCAATAATATCTTCCCTCCTAATGTATTGCATTTTGACTGTCTTTATGACTACTCCTAGGGAGTATGCAAAATAACCTAAAATCTATTCTAGTGACAGATAGACTTAAATCCTTTTTAAAGATTACCTATCCATGGGATTGTCCTAGGTTATTATTTAATGAACACTAAAGAATCCTCTGAAAAAGTTCACCGATTATAATTGCTTTGTTTAGAAACTTCTGTTATAAGACTTCTTCCATTACTGTACAACAACCTCAAAAATTTCCCTCACGTTAGTCACCAGGTTTTGATAAGCAAGTCCCATTATAACAGCTATACAAaccttttctgtttattattgtcGTGCACTTGACGTACAGCACcatgttgtttacaaatgtaacATAGTCGCTGTTATGGTTAACTTTAACTTGTCATTAAATACAGTGGGCTGGCTTTGAGAGACGTTTTTAGATAGTGTCTTCAGCATATTTTTGTAACTTCAGACGTACATGATTTCAgtgatgttttattattaaataacttAATTCACCTACCACCCTTGGTTTCATCACAAGAAAATTAGACCTCTTCAACTACTGCAAATCCAAGCAATGAAATTTGACAATGTTTTGAAGGCTTCATACGCATGTGTCAATTTAATTCTTTCTGGATTACATTATGAGCTCAACTAAGTGCCTATCAGCCATTGTCCATGGGAGCTGGTAGATGTACCAGCTGCATGATGAAAAGTAAAAGTTCGTCCAAGTGTGCACAGTTCAATGGCTGGTAAAAATCCCGGTGAACGAATTGTACTTAATAGCCTACGTGCAATGGAGTTTGAACTACATCTAGTTGTGTGAGCTTACTAGGGCCTTTTGATCTTCTCAATGTAGCTTTGTTTTTGAACCaaactttattttgtacatGTTAGAAACAAAGTAACAACTCAGTATAGTTTCTCTCCCCAGTAACTTTACTTATGGTAATACTGTGTAATCAGTAAAAAAGAAGTCTTTATTTTGTGCTGGATCTTTTCGATATTGACTTGCTGGTTTTAATGTTTctgtgttttaataattttatgtctttgtaaaaaatatatgtttataaaagtaGATATGAATGCGTTAAAGGAGGCCAGTAATGTGCTCAAAAGTATGTTGTTTAAGCAGCTTGGAGAATCTACTTTTTAAGATAATTACGAATACTATTGTAGTATAGAgtgtttctttgaaataaaatccTATGAGAGTGGAGCACGTGACTACCGATTTACAAGGCCCAACGACATCTGACCAGCGTAGGGTCTACAACCGTACAATACAGAACTGTACGTTCAGAGGCGATATGCCTGTGGATGATGGCGATTTTACCTACAGGTCACAGTACCCCTCCCACCCAGCGGATCGTTTCTCAAAGACACTTTTATATTGGTAACTATctatttcaaaacattaaagCACGTAATTCTGCAGCCAAATGTTTATATTAGATAATATCTATGAATACCAACATGAATATATGAATGTCAAACAAAGCTTTATATTACTCAAATGTATATAAATCTTGCGCAGTGCAGCAGATGGAACCCAAGCACAACTGTCCAGAAATGGTTCTTGAAGGGTCCAGTATCAACTGCACGTGCTATACATCAAAAATTGGGAATCCTCCTGCACACATTGGGTGGTCTGAATCAAATGACGAGTATCTGGTTGTGGAAAATATTGGTAGAGGAAGAAGTGGCGCCAATTTTACTTGCAAGCTTTTGTGGGGAGTCATCAGTAAGGAAACGATATACACCGTTAGAGTAATGAGTAAGTAacgttttttttggggggggtttaCTTACTGCTCCATTGTTTGGCAATTATTTTAGTTTCGATGTCACCAtgtatatctttttcttttgttctgtcagTTATACATCTACGCGATAGATTTTACTAttgcatatgaaaaaaaatgtccgaCGTTTTCGAATatgctgccattttttttaagtatttttttttacttttaaacaaaaaaaatcaaagaatcAAACTAAATGCCTTGATTTCCCCATCCTCCATGTTAGCAAAGTAAAATTACGAAATGGATTTACAACTGTTTTTAAGTGGTCCATCGGGAATGGACATCAGAAGCTACACGGGGACATCGGAAGAAAGTACAGAGATTGTGTTAGTATGTACTGCAATAGATGTTTACCCTTCAGCCGTGTTTGTCTGGAACATCACGTGTGACAACACGACTGACAGCACGAATACCAGCACGTGTACTTTCTTTACAAAGACTGAAGAAGTCGAGATGATAGTCGAGTGCACAGCAAGCAACAGTGTGTTTGAGAATGTGTCTTTATCGGCGATTTACGTGGTACATATTTCAGGTATGTAATATTTTACTGGTGTAAGACAAAACTGATTGAAACtacattttcacagaaataaaataaggatttttttaCAACATTATCACAAGTATGTTTGCAAAAGCATTATCGTTTAGCACAGTAATTAACAAACTCataattacattaaaaagaatataaaacaaaaacattgtttactttttattagaCGGGCATGCTGGCTATGGAATCTGTGCAggaaaaaaacagtttgatGATATATTGATAATAAGCGGGATTTCTGCTGCCGTTGTTGTCGTCATTGGAGCTGTTATCTTCGTCTGCATCATCAAGCAGAGGCGAGGTTAGCATGTTTTCCTTTTGTGCGTATACATGATTAAAATCAATTGAGTTCTGTCCCTCCCGACAAAATAGAAAGCGATCTGGGTGTTACACTTAGCTTTTTCACAATAAGCTGAAGTTGCCTCCATTTTCATTGCTCAGGCCACAGCTATAGTATCATAGAGTTTACTAGTCTCACTTGTAATCCTCAGTTAGGACGTCCGTTGGCTTAGTAACATAGTTCCTGTGACCCGCACAGTGAGTATGGTAGAATGTGTTGTTTAGAATTTGAGTTTAACAAGTTATTGTTTCTCATATCAGGGCTAAATAATATTCTGATACGAGATAAGTTCATTTGTCCTGCTTATGTCgtgaaagtatttaaatatacatatacagtggaacctcggttagcgaacgcctcggatagcgaatattttggataacgaacaaaaaactaaaagcatgtcatcatttgcgctcgagacacagttacgatcagtcgtgcCTTATCTAagagcatccttcttatttagtgatttatgtgttttattttaataagataatcctcaatcatggttccaaagaagattaagatcACTTAATAGTaatgaggtaatgacaaggaagcggccaacaaatgaattgaaaaagaaaatgatttcaaagtatgaaggtggcatgcgtctgtcggatatgtgatgtcgtattaccgaagagttttacaaaaaagtcagaaggaacagacactggacaagttttgtcctttaacctcaaagctacagaaaagggaagtcaccgcCGATtgtataatgtcacgtgtgctcatggagggaatccaagcagtaattccaccttcctccccacacctgcttccaaccacgccgtcaaaacgacaagtttctgatgtttaatgctttcgttaatgtttttatgtttatttaactccatttatattgcattataactgttctcattaaaacaaatactatatagcctgtaacttttaaatattagcgagtcaacaggggctgggaaccaattaaatctatttcctttatttcttatggaaaaaaattgtttcggataacgaacattttgGATAAccaacagctttccagaacggattaagttcgttaaccgaggttccactgtatacaAATTCCCTTTTGTTAGAATGTTGTCGCAGTGGCTTTGAAATAgtaaaggaatttttaaaataatgacacaAAAACGACAAAATTACGCAGAATCATAAAAAGATTCaggaaataaatgtatattCAGTATCTATTGATAATGCTCGGGTAGAGTTTGTCGGAGTCGCACTGTGTTTTGAGTTTTCATACAGTCTTCAGCAAGCGTAAGACAACAACTCCTGTTGTACACTACACCGCGCCATCGGGTGACCTGTACACGATCGTTGGTACAAGGATAAGAAACCACGGCGATAATGAGAATATCGCAATTTGTGAAACAATCGAGACTCGACTATCTAGAACAGAGCATATTGGGTGTGATGAGGCTAGGTCACAACCTCACAAGACggacgaaacaagaaaacctCTAAAACCAAAAAGAAACCTAAAGCCAATCAGAACAGGTAAACCAATTCCAGGATTTACTAGGTAAAACAATGACACCTATTTAAAAGGCAGCattgtggaaataaaaaatcttttattaaaaatgctttaGTCTTAAtagagttgttgtagtgtccAGTAGTAAAAAAGGTCATTAAAGGTCATTAAAGAACTTTTGTTTGTAGCAGTGTAATGTTTCCTTTCCTCAAAACCTTGAAAGCCTTACCTCCTAAACAAGTTTACGAAGCGtattaaaagaaaggaaaaaataaaaaaatccaagtTTAAATTTAAACGGTGAAGACTTTGAACTATATTAAACATATCAAAGAGGATGATAAATTtagacaaagggagagaacgTAGACAGACCTCTTGTGCCAcgggaaaataatatttcaagagGAGGAAACATGGTGGCACAAAAAACATTTGGTGAGTTGAAGAAAAATCGTGTGTTTGTctattgctttttcttttctattcatTATGAATTCCAGAGGTTACCTATTCGAATGTCCCTGAAATGTCAGCTCATTCTTGTGTGGACGTTTATCATGACGATCTCTGGACGACCTCTGGGTCGACTGAACCTGATACAACCGTAAGTTATGTTTCTGTTCAGTCTGTCAGATATTTATAATCCAAGAGACTAGTAATGATAaagatttaataataaagaaaaaattctaaTGAAAGTACAATCACAATCTTCTTAGAACTAagtaatttcatttctttttttgccgacaaaatatttcacttacAATATCAGTAATTTGTCGATATCGTGTATGTTTTTTTGTATCAAAACCAAAATTTTTAAACTctacaatttaattttaacttctgttttctttatatgTCACATGTGTTCAAATAGAAAACTACTGCAGCAGAGATTGCAAATGACGAATATAATGCCCTACATTTCCATGTGAACTGTTCAGAACATCAACAGGACGACACTTACTACAGCCACCTTAACCTTTAGTAGCAACTACATTGATTCGCGCTATCATCGCTTAGTTTGGATTATTTCTACCGAAATTGTGACAAGGAAAAACATCGTATAGCTTGTTAACAGCCAATGATAAGCaaattatttgctttcttcACAGTGTTTGTTAAAATGGAAGCAAACtaacaaagaaaagtaaataaatgtaccATATGCATtgaaaaagttcattttaaaatcatcagcttttgtttgtctctaattgtgtgtgtgtgtgtggtttcaatcttctttaatattttcttctttattttttatttatttactgttaaatATACGGTTACTGCTAGTTtgaactttatatatatagatatataactgtttcattaaaattatattgttttcttatgGTAATTGTGAGTCCgtgtatatataaatgataCGTGAATAAATGATGTAAGTATGCGTTagtgtgagtgtttgtttgaGTAAATTTAGTAGGACTTGCTGTTAATTTATGGTAAAATATCTCTCTCAGTCACACGCGCGTGCgcagatacacacacacggGCGGGACTACATACACATCTTAGTCATTGACATCACAGAACGacagaaaaaatgcaatatGGATTTTATCTGGTGTTATCAATTTCTATAATTATATGcacacaagttttttttttctgtttaatactATGTAAGTAATAAAAAGAGGAAGAACTCTTACACGCTTAGCATTTCTGGTAGATTGTCAAACGCGGTTTTCTCCCTTGATTAATCGCTCTGCAAGCAAAGTGCTTGAAAATAGTGCATGCTAACTACAGATGTATATCTTACAGTGAAATatgacattgtttttaaatgtacatattttttcttagaaAGAATGAATGTAAGAAAATTTACACTCGTTTCAAACACATGTAACTTACTATGCTGCCCACATAGATCTTCTCCCCTCTGATGCTGGGTGTCACGTGTGGCCTCATGTGTATTCAAAGCAGCCAGGAAGCTGAACAACTCAGGTATTTTTGCTTTGCTCGCGGCGTGGTGTTACCTGTCTAAATATGTCGCCGTCTATgatttgtgtgtgcgtatgaCTTACTCTTTAGCTAATAATAAGTGGGAAATAGAAGAGATGCTAAAAGAAgttaaaatgtttccttcaAGTAAGCAGTTGaactcacagcagacgacatgtaCAGGTGAAGTCAGACACAAGTAGATGACACACTGTTTGTTCACTTGCCtgtcacacctacacactgGTGGAATGACTAGGCAGCAACAATGTCAACACCTTCAAGATTTCAGAGCAAGTCCTAGATACCAAGAGATGCCTCAGCtgtcatttatttcattaagttAAGAATTAAAAgggaaaaactaaaaatatatacgAAACATATTTTTCCATTAAACCCAGCGTGAAAtattgttttgatatatatatatacccataAAATATCTCTTTATAGATATACATGGATTTCAAATAAATCGgaattttaaatgcaaaatattaaaaggttTACAAATGAAAGAGTTTTCTTTTAACTGTGATTGTCATTAAATCTTACAATATaaactccaaaaaaaaaagaaaaaaaatcttttcctttcatctgGCAGTTAATAAATACGGTCATCAATAAAGCAAATGAACATTATCACACAATAGCATCATAGTGCGagcacattttataaaacaaaccCCTTCGATTGTAGAAGTTTGTGTCAATCAAGAATACAAGTTTCAGCCCTTCAAGCGACGTCCGTATTGGTATCAGCCACATAGGAAAGTGAAATTAATATTAACACCGGAACCTTTTATCTGTCTAAGTTGAGAACCAGGGATGATGAGAAGTATGGACACACTGTCCAGAACTACAAATCTCACAATCACTTAAATAAGCTTATTAAGTACGGTGgtaccagagagagagagagcttgagTATGGTCGCACCCACAAAGGATAggcttgcaaataaaataaagccttTGACAATGAAACTTCACACATGTACAAATGTCAGTTTAATCATTTGACATTTTAAGCATTTAATAAAACTAAGTTAATTTTCTAATAAAGCGGCCGACACACCATCTGTCAAATTATTTCCTGTATTCTCGTCTAGTAGTAAGCAACTGcgtattaaaaacaaacaactgaacAACGCAGTTCATTGCATGTGATCAACATAGACTTATTGTACTGGTGTCTACGGCTTTGTATAcgtttgtatgtatgtacatttttgtaattaGACTGCAATGGTAAAAACGTATTTAAGAAATTAATACGCACTACGTTAATTGTGCAAGTGCAAGTGTTTAACTTTTTACTGACAGCCCGGTATTATTTCGCCAGACTTTCAAACAAGGAGGAAGGTATTCAGTATATTTTGCTGGCTATCGGAAGATAACGAGGTCTTACATTGTGAACTGTACACGGACTACATTCCAGGTTTTGACCTTTGTCATAGCATCGAAAACCAGTTCTCTAGTCCCTTCTTATGTGTGAAAATCTACATTGTGTGacagaaaagtaaagaagaaagatgacacTCATAGTGTGGACAGTGTACTGTGTTCTTCTACTTTCTGGTTGTTCGGGTAACTGagtattttatgttattatcatgcgtataatattataatagtttaaaacaaatacattttaatttaatcgTATGAACTTAGTACTTATTTGTTCTTACAAATTATAAGGAAACTTTTAGAAAACTAATTTGTATGTCTTGCTTTGGTTTCAGATATTAAAGTATaccaatattttaaaacactggTGCAAGCGCTGTAGACTAAGAGTTAGTACACACGATCCAATTGGAATTTAAGATGACTATGTACACCGACTTTAACAAAGAAAAGTGTGATTATTTGGTCATTTTACAGCTCTCAGTATTCAGCAGTGTTCATCTGGAAAACAGTACGTTTATGAACAAAGCACTGTACACCTCAGTTGCGGTCAGTGCAGCGATAAGATACAATGGTTTGTTAGGGGCAACAACGATCAACGTGATAAATACGTTGGCGAGTGCACTGAAATCACGTGCAACGTTGAAGACAACTCTGCCTTTCGTTTAGCAGCAGATACGAGCAACAAACTTTACAGCAGTAAGCTTGACATTATTAACATCCAACGACTGGATCCACTTCATGTATCGTGCTGGTGTTACCGCTtgtacacaaataatttttatggaaGTTATTACTCCAAAGCCAGTGATTCGTGCAAGCTTATCACAGGTACGCGGAATCTGAGAGAGATGcagaaatgtataaaatcatttctttttaaattttactgatTTGCAGAATTATCTTTCCCTCCTATTGCATTGACTGTATGAGTATCCTGAGTGTGTGCAAAATAAACCTAAAATCATTGTAGTGGTCAGATGACTTAAAGTTTAATCATGGGGATTGCCTCTATATTTCATGAAGCACTAAAGAAGCCTTTGAAAAGGTTTTTAGATAGCGTCACAGgcacttttttccttcagacTGTACAGGTTTACAGTGAGGTTGTTTTTGGTAATATAACAATTCACAATAAACGAGATGCCATACCGCGGTTTTCCAAAGGCAATGAAATTTGAGTGTGTTTAAAGGCTTCTTACGcatgttttaattcttttattacaTTGTGAGCTCAGTGCCTATCAGCATTGTCCAGGGGAGCTGCAGTGTACAGCTGTCAGGATGGAAAGTGTCCGGAGTGTGTACAGTTCAATGGCTGGATGGTCAAACTACTCCTATGTGCAAATGGAGTTTGAACTACAAGGTGTGAATATTTAAAGATTGTATATTTTCtcaaatgtgtttctttttaaccaaactttattttgtacatGTAAGAACAAAGTATGGTCTCTCTAGTTCTTTAAACCGAAGTTAAACatcgaaatgaaaaaaaaaatatccttaacatatatatatataagtaatacTGAGAAATCTGTatagaaattaattttattctgcGTTGCATCTTTTCCAATGATTTACTGGTTTCAACTGTTTCTgcgttttaataattttgtgtctttgtaaaaaataatatgtttattaaaagTAGTTATAAATGCGTTGAAAGAGACCGAGTACATGTGCTCAGAAGTATGTCGTCTAAACAGCGCGTGGAGTAATTTAATCGTTACTTTTTAAGATGATTACGAATAATATAGTAGTTAAAgtgtttctttaaattaaaatccTATGCAGAGCGGAGAACGTGAACTACACCATTTACAAGGCCCAACGACATCTGACCAGCGTGGGTCATCCTCGTACAATACAAGAAACTGTACGCTGGAGGTCGACATGCCTGTGGATGATGGTGATTATACCTACAGTGTCACAGTGCCCTCCCACCCAGCGGATCGTTTCTCAAAGACACTTCGCATTGGTAactaaatacttttaaaacattaaaacacgaATTCTTGAAGCCGAGTGTTTCTAATAGATATGAATATCAAACAATAGATTTTATATCTTCAAAATGTATATAATTTGCGCAGAGCAGCCAGAGGGACCCAAGCACAACTGTCCAGAAATGGTTCTTGAAGGTTTCGGCATCAACTGCACATGCTATACATCAAAAATTGGGAATCCTCCTGCACACATTGTGTTTATTACATCTAATTCTAACGATGTTAGTACTGTACTCAATTATTAACTCAAATCTTGCGTGAAAGTTTTGTATCTCTTGTGAGCTCTACCTCTGTGCCGTACATTGATGATCTCAAAACCACTGGATTGAAATATTCTATCGCCTTATTTACATAACTATttttggaaaatgaaaaaagtgtaaGCTTGCtagtttatttatcaaaataaagcaaacgGGAAATTACCTGTTAAAATCGcctaaataattatatttacacaATTTATCATGTGTGCTTAATGAAGAcgtaaattacaataaaaagaaaactcttaCATGCCTAGTAATTATTGTGCAATGTCAAAATATGTTAATTCCCTTGTGTAGCAttgtgttgatatatatatatacccataCAATACCTctgttttatataatatatatatgtacaaggATTTCAAATAAATCGGAATTTCaactgcaaaatattaaaagctttacaaatgaaacatttttcttttaactgagATTGTCATTAAATCTTACAATATAAACtccaaaaaatgaaagaaaatcttgtCTTTTCATCTGCCAGTTAAATACGGTcagcaata
Encoded proteins:
- the LOC112568925 gene encoding uncharacterized protein LOC112568925, which produces MDLQLFLSGPSGMDIRSYTGTSEESTEIVLVCTAIDVYPSAVFVWNITCDNTTDSTNTSTCTFFTKTEEVEMIVECTASNSVFENVSLSAIYVVHISDGHAGYGICAGKKQFDDILIISGISAAVVVVIGAVIFVCIIKQRRVFSKRKTTTPVVHYTAPSGDLYTIVGTRIRNHGDNENIAICETIETRLSRTEHIGCDEARSQPHKTDETRKPLKPKRNLKPIRTEVTYSNVPEMSAHSCVDVYHDDLWTTSGSTEPDTTKTTAAEIANDEYNALHFHVNCSEHQQDDTYYSHLNL
- the LOC112568924 gene encoding uncharacterized protein LOC112568924, with the translated sequence MTLIVWTVYCVLLLSGCSALSIQQCSSGKQYVYEQSTVHLSCGQCSDKIQWFVRGNNDQRDKYVGECTEITCNVEDNSAFRLAADTSNKLYSSKLDIINIQRLDPLHVSCWCYRLYTNNFYGSYYSKASDSCKLITVPISIVQGSCSVQLSGWKVSGVCTVQWLDGQTTPMCKWSLNYKSGERELHHLQGPTTSDQRGSSSYNTRNCTLEVDMPVDDGDYTYSVTVPSHPADRFSKTLRIEQPEGPKHNCPEMVLEGFGINCTCYTSKIGNPPAHIVFITSNSNDSFTQGGRYSVYFMAI